The Herbaspirillum sp. RTI4 genome has a segment encoding these proteins:
- a CDS encoding substrate-binding periplasmic protein: protein MASALLMVCGIANAFAASPDCSRSFTLALHDHGLLYSAATDAGIDKDFADELIRRSGCKFSVSLMSRDRIWQLIESGALDFSLSGIANEKRHHFAAFAWYFSNKYYLLVRKDTDARQLAEFERSNRFRLGVIRSFRYSESANRLVDRLQSENRVSQSTGLAPLYEALALNQIQGMIMEPFDYPALEQKNIRGMTRVIELNDPAVPHGLIMSKAALSEEEQKKWRELVNGMRADGTVRHIFGKYFSSAQANAMVGMLVVK from the coding sequence ATGGCGAGTGCCTTATTGATGGTGTGTGGCATTGCTAACGCATTTGCGGCCAGCCCTGACTGTTCCCGTTCCTTTACGCTCGCCCTGCACGATCACGGTTTGCTCTATTCGGCCGCGACAGATGCGGGTATCGACAAAGATTTTGCCGACGAACTGATTCGTCGCAGCGGTTGTAAATTTAGCGTCAGCCTTATGTCGCGTGATCGGATCTGGCAATTGATTGAGTCCGGTGCGCTCGATTTCAGCCTGTCCGGTATTGCCAACGAAAAGCGTCATCACTTTGCGGCATTCGCCTGGTATTTCAGCAATAAATATTATTTATTAGTGCGCAAGGATACCGATGCGCGGCAGCTGGCTGAGTTCGAGCGCAGCAATCGGTTCCGGCTCGGCGTGATTCGCAGTTTTCGCTATAGTGAATCTGCCAATCGCCTGGTTGACCGGCTGCAGTCGGAAAATCGCGTCAGTCAGTCCACCGGACTTGCCCCGCTGTATGAGGCGCTGGCGCTGAACCAGATTCAGGGAATGATCATGGAGCCGTTTGATTACCCTGCACTGGAACAAAAAAATATCCGGGGCATGACGAGGGTAATCGAGCTGAATGATCCGGCGGTGCCGCACGGGTTGATTATGTCGAAGGCCGCGCTGTCGGAGGAGGAACAAAAAAAATGGCGCGAGCTGGTCAATGGCATGCGTGCTGACGGCACCGTTCGGCACATTTTTGGCAAATATTTTTCTTCGGCGCAGGCAAATGCCATGGTCGGCATGCTGGTGGTGAAATGA
- a CDS encoding response regulator transcription factor — protein sequence MNVSIPNTNNLILYVVDDDEAVRKGLVYLLASRSYQVQLFESGEAFLASADLERCGCVILDLRMVGISGLQVFDALRQRNSPLVVLFLSGHGDIGMAVEATKKGAFGWLVKPCDDVTLLDHVAQALQAAAEVAARLPLTRAAQARWQTLTPKEKEVASLVREGPHNKDIALALQSAVRTVEAHRAKVYAKLDVSNPTELDRFMRDHHLGTAE from the coding sequence ATGAACGTCAGCATTCCGAATACCAATAATTTGATTTTGTATGTCGTGGACGACGACGAGGCCGTGCGCAAAGGACTGGTCTATTTGCTCGCCTCGCGCAGCTACCAGGTGCAGTTGTTCGAGTCAGGCGAGGCATTCCTCGCTTCTGCCGATCTGGAGCGTTGCGGCTGCGTCATTCTGGATTTACGGATGGTTGGGATTAGCGGACTTCAGGTGTTCGATGCGCTCCGTCAGCGCAATAGCCCGCTGGTGGTGCTGTTTCTGTCCGGGCATGGCGATATAGGCATGGCGGTGGAAGCCACTAAAAAAGGCGCTTTCGGCTGGCTGGTCAAGCCCTGTGACGATGTGACCTTGCTCGACCATGTCGCGCAAGCGCTTCAGGCGGCGGCGGAAGTGGCAGCCAGATTGCCGCTCACGCGCGCGGCGCAAGCGCGCTGGCAGACGCTCACGCCCAAAGAAAAGGAAGTCGCCAGTCTGGTCAGGGAAGGCCCGCACAATAAAGACATCGCGCTGGCGCTGCAATCGGCGGTGCGCACGGTAGAAGCGCACCGCGCAAAGGTGTACGCCAAGCTCGACGTTTCCAACCCAACCGAGTTAGACCGCTTCATGCGCGACCACCACCTTGGAACCGCTGAGTAA
- a CDS encoding EAL domain-containing protein, protein MSWVRRFLPPAGILVAGLIVTGGAWEHEREASRDDVRIQFEFSMRETVARVEQRMASYADMLRGVQGLVNATGKLEGTALHEYVDALNMESNYLGIQAVSVNRWIPAAEKNAHVDRMRQLGIKDYAVKPDGVRDNYAPVTQREPSGGVNDALVGFDPWSDPVRRLAMEHARDSGMSTISGRVRLAADKSEEFKPSFIMYQPIFAPGKPHDSIDQRRASLLGWAYLSFRIKDVMDSLYGNQLPGLVFAIYDGVESSAAIPFYNSAKGKTPATTLSANEYLVIGGHNWTLSLSALDDFSSRYGRNSEYIIAFTGISLTVLLSLLAWLILSSRNRTLEFAAGMTKELRASEEQFRAIADATVNWEIWWGLDGKPRWINPSVKAYTGYSVEECMAMPDLLGSLLYSEDLSRISLEFSKGLQGFRLDDLELRIVHRDQRLIWLSVSWAPTLDANGIVTGFRSSGRDITERKQVEEELRIAAFAFDSEEGIMITDAQLKILRVNRGFIEDTGYSAEEVIGQTPKLLKSDRHDAAFYDAMWLSIRTTGVWKGEIWDRRKNGEQYPKWLTISSVKGDGGDVTHYVATHHDISERKMAEERIRELAFFDALTRLPNRTLLADRIRQAMALSVRNESGGALLCIDLDHFKTLNDTLGHGKGDLLLQQVAHRLLNAVQEDDTVARIGGDEFVVVLENLKGIPSEAANQTKAVGERILSILGVPYSLDGVEYRSTASIGATLFKGQATSIDDLLTQSDLAMYKSKETGRNALRFFDPTMQTIVLARAELEAGLRKAIEANQFVLYYQAQVADGGRVVGAEALVRWQHPERGLVSPADFIPLAEETGLILPLGNWVLKTACRQLALWANQRDMAEMTLAVNVSAQQFREPDFVAKVLAILAQNGANPSRLKVELTESLLVDNVEDIIQKMYELKAQGVVFSLDDFGTGYSSLSYLKRLPLDQLKIDQSFVRDVLVDPNDAAIAKTIVTLGQSLGLGVIAEGVENKAQRDFLAGAGCHLYQGYYFCRPLPIAGFEEFARQYQ, encoded by the coding sequence ATGAGCTGGGTGAGGCGGTTTCTGCCACCCGCTGGCATTTTGGTGGCGGGACTCATTGTTACGGGGGGCGCCTGGGAACACGAGCGGGAAGCTTCTCGTGACGATGTACGCATCCAGTTTGAGTTTTCCATGCGCGAAACGGTGGCCCGTGTCGAACAGCGCATGGCCTCCTATGCGGACATGCTGCGCGGCGTGCAGGGGCTGGTGAATGCGACCGGTAAGTTGGAGGGAACGGCTCTCCACGAATATGTTGATGCGCTGAATATGGAATCCAATTATCTCGGTATCCAGGCAGTCAGCGTCAACAGATGGATTCCTGCTGCGGAAAAAAACGCCCATGTAGACCGTATGCGGCAGCTTGGTATCAAGGACTATGCGGTCAAGCCCGATGGTGTGCGCGACAACTATGCCCCTGTGACGCAACGCGAGCCGAGTGGCGGCGTCAACGATGCGCTGGTCGGTTTCGATCCCTGGTCGGATCCTGTCCGACGGCTCGCCATGGAACATGCGCGCGATTCTGGCATGTCCACTATTTCCGGGCGAGTCAGACTGGCGGCCGATAAGAGCGAAGAATTCAAGCCCAGTTTCATCATGTACCAACCCATTTTTGCCCCCGGCAAGCCGCATGACAGCATTGATCAGCGTCGCGCCAGTCTGCTCGGTTGGGCGTATCTCTCTTTCCGCATCAAAGATGTGATGGACAGTTTGTACGGCAATCAATTGCCAGGCCTCGTGTTTGCTATTTACGATGGTGTCGAATCGTCTGCCGCCATTCCTTTTTACAATTCCGCCAAGGGAAAAACTCCCGCCACGACGCTATCGGCCAATGAATACCTGGTGATCGGTGGACATAACTGGACGCTTTCCCTGAGCGCGCTGGATGATTTCAGCAGTCGTTACGGCCGGAATTCTGAATACATTATTGCGTTTACCGGCATCAGCCTGACTGTGTTGCTTTCGCTGTTGGCCTGGTTAATTTTGTCGAGTCGGAATCGAACCCTCGAATTTGCGGCAGGCATGACCAAGGAATTACGCGCCAGCGAAGAGCAGTTCCGGGCCATTGCCGATGCCACTGTTAACTGGGAAATCTGGTGGGGGCTCGATGGCAAGCCACGCTGGATCAATCCTTCGGTAAAAGCCTATACCGGATATTCGGTGGAAGAATGCATGGCCATGCCTGATTTGCTCGGCAGCCTGTTGTATTCGGAAGACCTGTCACGTATCTCGCTGGAATTTAGCAAGGGATTGCAAGGATTTCGTCTGGACGATCTGGAGTTGCGGATTGTTCATAGGGACCAGCGTCTGATCTGGCTTTCCGTGTCCTGGGCTCCTACGCTCGATGCGAACGGCATTGTGACCGGCTTTCGTTCCAGCGGCCGCGATATTACCGAGCGCAAACAGGTGGAGGAAGAACTGCGCATTGCCGCATTTGCCTTCGATTCGGAGGAGGGCATCATGATTACCGATGCGCAGCTCAAGATACTGCGCGTGAACCGGGGATTCATCGAGGATACCGGCTACTCTGCCGAGGAAGTCATCGGTCAGACACCGAAACTGCTTAAATCCGACCGGCATGATGCCGCTTTTTACGACGCTATGTGGCTGTCCATCCGCACCACTGGCGTATGGAAAGGAGAAATCTGGGATCGCCGTAAAAATGGCGAGCAGTATCCGAAATGGCTCACCATCTCGTCGGTGAAAGGGGACGGCGGCGACGTCACCCATTATGTCGCTACGCATCATGATATTAGCGAGCGGAAGATGGCCGAAGAGCGGATTCGCGAGCTGGCCTTCTTTGATGCGCTCACCCGTTTGCCCAACCGGACTTTGCTGGCAGACCGCATCCGGCAAGCCATGGCGCTGAGCGTTCGCAATGAAAGCGGTGGCGCTTTGCTGTGTATCGACCTCGATCATTTCAAGACACTCAACGATACGCTGGGCCATGGCAAGGGCGATCTGCTGTTGCAGCAAGTGGCGCATCGCCTCCTGAACGCTGTCCAGGAAGACGATACGGTGGCGCGAATAGGGGGGGATGAGTTTGTGGTGGTACTGGAAAATCTGAAAGGAATTCCGAGCGAGGCGGCCAATCAGACTAAGGCTGTGGGCGAGAGAATTCTGTCCATTCTCGGTGTGCCATATTCTCTGGACGGTGTCGAATACCGTAGTACGGCAAGCATTGGCGCGACCTTGTTCAAAGGACAGGCAACGTCGATTGACGACCTCCTGACGCAGTCCGATCTGGCGATGTACAAATCAAAGGAAACCGGTCGCAACGCCCTGCGTTTCTTCGATCCGACCATGCAAACGATTGTGCTGGCGCGGGCAGAGCTGGAGGCCGGTCTGCGCAAGGCCATCGAAGCGAATCAGTTTGTTTTGTACTATCAGGCGCAGGTGGCCGACGGCGGCCGTGTTGTGGGTGCTGAGGCATTGGTGCGTTGGCAGCACCCTGAGCGAGGACTGGTATCTCCGGCCGATTTTATTCCGCTGGCGGAAGAAACCGGTTTGATCTTGCCGCTGGGGAATTGGGTGCTGAAAACGGCGTGTCGCCAGTTGGCGCTGTGGGCGAATCAACGCGACATGGCGGAGATGACACTGGCCGTCAATGTCAGCGCGCAACAGTTTCGAGAACCGGATTTCGTTGCCAAGGTATTGGCCATCCTCGCGCAGAACGGTGCGAATCCAAGCCGCCTGAAAGTCGAACTGACCGAGAGCTTGCTGGTGGACAATGTCGAGGACATCATCCAGAAGATGTATGAGCTCAAAGCGCAGGGCGTGGTGTTTTCGCTGGACGATTTTGGCACCGGTTACTCTTCGCTTTCCTATCTGAAACGTCTACCGCTGGATCAGTTGAAGATCGATCAGTCGTTTGTGCGTGATGTGCTGGTAGACCCCAATGATGCTGCCATTGCCAAGACCATCGTGACGCTGGGGCAGAGTCTTGGCCTGGGCGTGATCGCCGAAGGGGTGGAAAACAAGGCGCAGCGTGATTTCCTTGCAGGGGCTGGTTGCCACTTGTATCAGGGCTATTATTTCTGCCGTCCTTTACCCATTGCCGGGTTTGAAGAGTTTGCCCGGCAATATCAATAA
- the ahpC gene encoding alkyl hydroperoxide reductase subunit C: MSLINTKVLPFTANAFHNGKFVTVTDADLKGKWSVVVFYPADFTFVCPTELGDLADNYATFQKLGVEVYSVSTDTHFTHKAWHDTSDTIGKITYPMIADPTGLLTRNFDVMIEEEGLALRGTFVINPEGEIKLCEIHDNGIGRDASELLRKVQAAQYVASHPGEVCPAKWTPGAETLAPSLDLVGKI, encoded by the coding sequence ATGTCTTTGATCAACACTAAAGTTCTGCCATTTACCGCCAACGCCTTTCATAACGGCAAGTTCGTTACCGTTACCGATGCTGACCTGAAGGGCAAATGGTCTGTCGTCGTGTTTTACCCAGCCGATTTCACTTTCGTTTGCCCAACTGAACTGGGCGATCTGGCTGACAACTACGCTACTTTCCAGAAGCTCGGCGTTGAAGTCTATAGCGTTTCCACCGACACGCATTTCACCCACAAAGCCTGGCACGACACTTCCGACACCATCGGCAAAATCACTTACCCGATGATTGCTGATCCAACTGGTTTGCTGACACGCAATTTTGACGTCATGATCGAAGAAGAAGGTCTGGCACTGCGCGGCACTTTCGTCATCAATCCAGAAGGCGAAATCAAGCTGTGCGAAATCCATGACAACGGTATTGGCCGTGACGCCAGCGAACTGCTGCGTAAAGTCCAGGCTGCACAGTATGTTGCTTCGCATCCGGGTGAAGTCTGCCCAGCCAAGTGGACTCCAGGTGCAGAAACACTGGCTCCATCGTTGGATCTGGTCGGCAAGATCTAA
- a CDS encoding ABC transporter substrate-binding protein, protein MLTMTTLIASAAIIAALCPTGKLRASINTGNPILAHLNANGQPEGVSVDLARELARRLKVDVELKVFDTAGKSVEAVSKDQADIGFFAIDPIRGAEIAFTAPYVLIEGYYLVPNASPIMSNAAVDQSENRVVVGLGSAYDLFLTRELKQAHIVRAPSSPTVVSTFIEQQAEVAAGVKQQLEADAQRLGGLRLLNERFMEIQQAMGLPKTRGEEAAAYLRTFIQEMKASGFVDEALKRHGIEGASVAPV, encoded by the coding sequence ATGCTTACCATGACCACCCTGATTGCCTCCGCCGCCATCATCGCCGCACTTTGCCCGACGGGAAAATTGCGCGCCTCCATCAACACCGGCAATCCCATCCTCGCCCACCTTAACGCCAACGGCCAGCCCGAAGGCGTTTCCGTCGATCTGGCACGCGAATTAGCCCGCCGGCTCAAGGTCGATGTGGAATTGAAGGTGTTCGATACCGCCGGAAAATCCGTCGAAGCCGTCAGCAAAGACCAGGCCGATATCGGCTTTTTTGCCATCGACCCGATTCGCGGCGCAGAGATCGCCTTCACCGCACCTTATGTCCTGATCGAAGGCTACTATCTGGTACCAAACGCCTCACCCATCATGAGCAATGCAGCGGTCGACCAATCTGAAAACCGTGTCGTCGTGGGTCTGGGCAGCGCATATGACCTCTTTCTGACGCGGGAACTGAAGCAAGCGCACATCGTCCGCGCCCCCTCCTCGCCCACCGTCGTCAGTACCTTCATCGAACAACAAGCCGAAGTCGCCGCCGGAGTGAAGCAGCAACTGGAAGCCGATGCGCAACGCCTGGGCGGCCTGCGCCTGCTCAACGAACGCTTCATGGAAATCCAGCAAGCCATGGGATTACCCAAAACGCGCGGAGAAGAAGCCGCCGCTTACTTACGCACCTTCATTCAGGAAATGAAAGCATCCGGCTTCGTCGATGAGGCATTGAAACGGCATGGCATCGAGGGCGCCTCGGTAGCGCCGGTCTGA
- a CDS encoding PAS domain S-box protein, producing MTIRPLRIRKVFWPLFVLALLGLIFWLGQLAAYNEAQTQLDSLHRSIEIHTLALRGAAAKYNYLPFTAARHPEVIAALVSPLDPETKRKANHYLEEINRSAGSDALYVMNREGNTLVSSNWNTAQSFVGQDYANRPYTSDALEGRRSQFYGVGKTTGEPGLFMSAPVRRNGAVIGVVAVKVSLRAIQETWSNADAPIMLADAKGVFFLGSEPSWMYRAAKALSSDDLEWIRSHDVYGLYRTFPVIPWAVRQMQDQLGYELKTSINGHPRRFLAVDELLPELGWTLTVTTDYAVVTYARNRAWMLACMGAGLLMLLGLYLQLRERRFVEQRDARRELEVSVRQRTQELGQAHAFRKAMEDSLLVGMRARDLEGRIIYVNPALCEMTGYSVDELVGRLPPYPYWHPDDMEKHWRDNDAALSGQAAATGYESRIRHRDGHDVYSMVYMAPLIDVTGKHFGWMSSVVDISAQKRAETREREQTEQLQHAQRLASLGEMASTLAHELNQPLMALGSFASAAKRFEELGNQAMLVSSLNEITAQTQRAAEIVQWIRGFVRPRTQGAEQCQLQEIVNNALALLNAEIRRHRIKIIVRIDASLPLVSGDRVLLEQLVLNLVLNSVHAMQNTVPHLREIEIAARQVEAVVVVTISDRGPGIAADLADKVFDTFFTTKADGLGLGLNICRTIVERHGGQLNFHNRADGGVVFTFQLKGAA from the coding sequence GTGACCATCAGACCCCTGCGCATTCGCAAGGTCTTCTGGCCGCTTTTCGTTCTGGCGCTGCTGGGACTGATTTTCTGGCTTGGCCAGTTGGCAGCGTATAACGAGGCGCAGACTCAGCTCGACTCGCTGCATCGCTCCATCGAAATTCACACGCTGGCTTTGCGCGGCGCGGCCGCCAAATATAACTACCTGCCATTCACGGCAGCGCGTCATCCCGAAGTCATTGCTGCGCTTGTTTCCCCTCTCGATCCTGAGACCAAAAGAAAAGCCAATCATTATCTGGAAGAGATTAACCGGAGCGCCGGGTCCGACGCCCTGTACGTGATGAATCGCGAAGGCAATACGCTGGTTTCCAGCAACTGGAATACGGCGCAGAGCTTCGTGGGCCAGGATTACGCTAATCGTCCGTACACCAGCGACGCCCTTGAGGGCCGCCGCAGCCAGTTTTACGGCGTGGGTAAAACGACCGGAGAGCCGGGTCTGTTCATGTCTGCGCCCGTGCGCCGGAACGGGGCGGTGATCGGGGTCGTCGCGGTCAAAGTAAGTTTGCGCGCCATCCAGGAAACCTGGTCCAACGCCGATGCGCCCATCATGCTGGCCGATGCCAAGGGGGTTTTCTTTCTCGGCTCCGAACCGAGCTGGATGTATCGCGCGGCCAAGGCTTTGAGCAGCGACGATCTCGAGTGGATACGAAGCCACGATGTGTATGGCCTCTACCGAACTTTTCCGGTCATACCGTGGGCGGTCAGGCAGATGCAGGACCAGCTGGGCTACGAATTGAAAACCAGCATCAATGGACATCCGCGCCGCTTTCTCGCCGTCGATGAGTTGCTGCCTGAACTGGGCTGGACGCTCACCGTCACCACCGATTACGCCGTCGTCACCTATGCCCGCAATCGCGCCTGGATGCTGGCGTGCATGGGCGCTGGCCTGCTGATGTTATTGGGACTGTATTTGCAACTGCGGGAACGCCGCTTCGTCGAACAGCGCGACGCCCGGCGCGAGCTGGAAGTGAGTGTGCGCCAGCGCACGCAGGAACTGGGGCAGGCGCATGCCTTTCGCAAAGCAATGGAAGATTCTTTGCTGGTCGGGATGCGGGCGCGCGATCTGGAGGGCCGCATCATCTACGTCAATCCTGCTTTGTGCGAGATGACCGGTTACTCAGTGGATGAACTGGTCGGCCGCTTGCCGCCCTATCCCTACTGGCATCCTGACGATATGGAAAAACACTGGCGCGACAATGATGCCGCCCTGAGCGGGCAGGCCGCTGCCACAGGATACGAGTCGCGCATACGCCATCGCGACGGGCACGACGTGTACTCCATGGTGTACATGGCACCGCTGATCGATGTCACCGGCAAGCACTTTGGCTGGATGAGTTCGGTGGTGGATATCTCCGCCCAAAAACGGGCGGAAACCCGGGAGCGCGAGCAGACTGAGCAGTTGCAGCATGCGCAGCGTCTGGCCAGTCTGGGTGAAATGGCCTCCACGCTGGCGCATGAACTGAATCAGCCACTCATGGCGCTGGGCAGTTTTGCCAGCGCGGCGAAGCGCTTTGAAGAGTTGGGTAATCAGGCCATGCTGGTCAGCAGCCTCAACGAAATCACCGCCCAAACCCAACGCGCCGCCGAGATCGTGCAATGGATACGCGGGTTTGTGCGGCCGAGGACGCAAGGGGCCGAGCAGTGCCAGTTGCAAGAAATCGTCAACAACGCGCTGGCGCTGCTGAATGCCGAAATTCGCCGTCATCGCATCAAAATCATTGTGCGGATAGACGCATCGCTGCCGCTGGTTTCCGGCGACCGCGTGCTGCTGGAACAACTGGTGCTCAATCTGGTGCTCAACAGCGTGCATGCCATGCAGAACACCGTACCGCATCTGCGCGAAATCGAGATCGCCGCGCGACAGGTTGAGGCCGTCGTCGTCGTCACCATTTCCGACCGCGGGCCGGGGATTGCTGCCGACCTTGCCGATAAAGTGTTCGACACCTTCTTCACCACCAAGGCCGATGGTCTTGGGCTCGGTCTCAATATTTGCCGCACGATTGTGGAACGCCACGGCGGGCAATTGAATTTTCATAACCGCGCAGACGGCGGCGTGGTCTTTACCTTCCAGTTGAAAGGAGCGGCATGA
- a CDS encoding MFS family transporter: MSETLKPYTPEEKRKRIFAIVAASSGNLVEWFDFYIYAFCAIYFAPAFFPKSDPTVQLLNTAGVFAAGFLMRPIGGWLFGRIADRHGRKTSMVISVVMMCAGSLVIACLPTYASIGAAAPLFLLLARLLQGLSVGGEYGTTATYMSEVAMRGQRGFFSSFQYVTLIGGQLLAVLTVVILQQLLTDVELKAWGWRIPFVLGAVTAVVALLLRRTLQETTTAESRSNKAAGSIAELFKHHKAAFCTVLGYTAGGSLIFYTFTTYMQKYLVNSAGMTIKTASNVMTICLFLYMCMQPVFGALSDRIGRRKNMLLFGALGTVATLPILSTLQGVTSPFIAGSLIVLALLIVSFYTSISGIVKAEMFPTEVRALGVGLSYAVANAIFGGSAEYVALGLKSVGMESTFYWYVTAMMAIVFLVSLRLPKHASYLQNDH; this comes from the coding sequence ATGTCCGAGACACTGAAGCCTTACACGCCAGAAGAAAAGCGCAAACGCATCTTCGCTATTGTTGCCGCCTCGTCAGGCAATCTGGTCGAATGGTTCGATTTTTATATCTATGCTTTCTGCGCAATTTACTTTGCGCCAGCGTTTTTCCCGAAATCCGATCCGACTGTGCAATTGCTCAATACCGCTGGGGTGTTTGCCGCTGGTTTCCTGATGCGTCCTATCGGCGGCTGGTTGTTTGGCCGTATCGCTGACCGTCATGGTCGCAAAACTTCGATGGTGATTTCGGTCGTCATGATGTGCGCCGGTTCTCTGGTGATCGCCTGTTTGCCGACTTATGCCAGCATTGGTGCCGCTGCGCCGCTGTTCTTGCTGCTGGCACGCTTGCTTCAGGGTTTGTCGGTCGGTGGCGAATACGGTACGACGGCTACTTACATGAGTGAAGTCGCTATGCGCGGACAGCGCGGATTTTTTTCTTCGTTCCAATATGTGACGCTGATCGGCGGCCAGTTGCTGGCGGTGCTCACCGTGGTGATCTTGCAGCAGCTGCTGACTGATGTTGAACTAAAGGCATGGGGATGGCGTATTCCTTTCGTGCTGGGCGCGGTAACCGCAGTCGTGGCACTGCTGTTGCGCCGTACCTTGCAGGAAACGACGACTGCCGAGTCGCGCAGTAACAAGGCGGCCGGCAGCATTGCAGAATTGTTCAAACATCACAAAGCGGCATTTTGTACCGTACTCGGTTACACCGCCGGCGGTTCGCTGATTTTCTACACGTTCACCACCTACATGCAAAAGTATCTGGTCAATTCGGCCGGGATGACGATCAAGACCGCCAGCAACGTCATGACCATTTGCCTGTTTCTGTACATGTGCATGCAGCCGGTGTTCGGCGCTTTGTCGGATCGCATCGGCCGCAGGAAAAACATGCTCTTGTTCGGCGCGCTGGGTACGGTGGCGACCTTGCCGATTCTGAGTACGTTGCAAGGAGTGACTAGCCCGTTCATTGCCGGCTCGCTGATTGTGCTGGCGCTGCTCATCGTGAGTTTTTACACCTCGATCAGCGGCATCGTGAAGGCGGAAATGTTCCCGACCGAGGTGCGCGCGCTGGGAGTCGGACTTTCTTACGCCGTGGCCAATGCCATTTTCGGCGGTTCGGCGGAGTATGTGGCGCTGGGCTTGAAGTCGGTCGGGATGGAATCTACTTTTTATTGGTACGTGACGGCGATGATGGCGATTGTGTTCCTGGTCAGTTTGCGTCTGCCTAAGCACGCCAGCTATTTGCAGAACGATCACTAA
- the ahpF gene encoding alkyl hydroperoxide reductase subunit F, which translates to MLDVNLKNQLKTYLEKVTLPIEITASLDDGEKSQEMLSLLQEIQGLSTLITLTESRDDDQRKPSFAINRIGSDMGIRFAGIPMGHEFTSLILALLQAGGHPPKADAEVLEQIRQLDGDYLFETYISLSCQNCPEVVQALNLMAVINPRIRHVMIDGALFQDEVNARQIMAVPTLFLNGQVLGQGRMGLEEILAKLDSGTATRDAAKLSKKDVFDVLIVGGGPAGASAAIYAARKGIRTGVLAERFGGQVLDTMGIENFISVKETEGPKLVAALEQHVKEYDVDVMNLQRASKLVPGDLIEIQLANGGSLKAKTVILATGARWREMNVPGETEYRNRGVAYCPHCDGPLYKGKRVAVIGGGNSGVEAAIDLAGIVAHVTLVEFDSQLRADAVLQRKLHSLPNVTVITQALSTEVTGDGKRVNGLVYTDRPSGKSHTVELEGIFVQIGLLPNTDWLKGTVALSPRGEIEIDARGQTSVPGVFAAGDVTTVPYKQIIIAMGEGSKSALSAFDHLIRTSAPAEQVQEAVAA; encoded by the coding sequence ATGCTGGATGTCAACCTCAAGAATCAATTAAAAACCTATCTCGAAAAAGTCACTCTGCCAATCGAGATCACCGCGTCCCTGGATGATGGTGAAAAGTCGCAGGAAATGCTGAGTCTGCTGCAAGAGATTCAGGGTCTGTCCACGCTCATTACGCTGACTGAAAGCCGCGACGACGATCAACGCAAGCCTTCCTTTGCGATCAACCGCATCGGTAGCGACATGGGTATCCGTTTTGCCGGTATCCCTATGGGACATGAATTCACTTCGCTGATACTGGCGCTGTTGCAGGCCGGTGGCCATCCGCCTAAAGCCGATGCCGAAGTGCTGGAGCAGATCCGTCAGTTGGATGGCGACTACCTGTTTGAAACCTATATCTCGCTGAGCTGCCAGAACTGCCCTGAAGTCGTTCAGGCGCTCAATCTGATGGCAGTGATTAACCCCCGCATCCGGCACGTGATGATTGACGGCGCTTTGTTCCAGGACGAAGTCAATGCGCGTCAGATCATGGCGGTACCAACGCTGTTTCTGAACGGTCAGGTATTAGGCCAGGGTCGTATGGGACTGGAAGAAATTCTGGCCAAGCTCGATAGCGGTACGGCTACGCGTGACGCGGCCAAACTGTCGAAAAAAGACGTGTTTGATGTGTTGATTGTCGGCGGTGGCCCGGCCGGTGCTTCGGCCGCCATTTATGCCGCACGCAAAGGCATCCGCACTGGCGTGCTGGCAGAACGCTTCGGCGGCCAGGTGCTCGACACTATGGGGATTGAGAATTTCATCTCGGTCAAGGAAACCGAAGGACCTAAGCTGGTTGCCGCGCTGGAACAGCACGTCAAGGAATACGACGTCGATGTGATGAACCTGCAACGCGCCAGCAAACTGGTGCCGGGCGATCTGATCGAAATCCAGTTGGCAAATGGTGGCAGCCTGAAGGCCAAAACCGTGATTCTGGCGACCGGTGCGCGCTGGCGCGAAATGAATGTGCCGGGCGAAACGGAATACCGCAATCGCGGTGTTGCCTATTGCCCGCACTGCGATGGTCCGCTGTACAAAGGCAAGCGCGTTGCGGTCATCGGCGGCGGTAATTCCGGCGTCGAAGCAGCGATCGATCTGGCCGGTATCGTTGCCCATGTCACGCTGGTGGAATTCGATAGCCAATTGCGTGCCGATGCCGTGTTGCAGCGCAAGTTGCACAGTCTGCCGAACGTGACCGTGATCACGCAAGCGCTCAGCACCGAAGTGACCGGCGACGGCAAGCGTGTTAATGGTTTGGTCTACACCGATCGTCCTAGCGGCAAGTCGCACACGGTCGAGCTGGAAGGGATTTTCGTGCAAATCGGTTTGTTGCCGAATACCGACTGGCTCAAAGGTACGGTGGCGCTCAGCCCGCGTGGTGAAATCGAAATCGATGCGCGCGGCCAGACTTCGGTACCGGGTGTGTTCGCTGCCGGCGATGTGACGACGGTACCGTACAAGCAGATCATCATCGCTATGGGTGAGGGTTCGAAGTCTGCCTTGAGTGCTTTTGACCATTTGATCCGCACGTCGGCACCGGCGGAGCAGGTACAGGAAGCGGTTGCTGCCTGA